Proteins from a single region of Centropristis striata isolate RG_2023a ecotype Rhode Island chromosome 9, C.striata_1.0, whole genome shotgun sequence:
- the LOC131978092 gene encoding uncharacterized protein LOC131978092 isoform X1 yields MMKLILSLTLIGMLCSTAAAALRCYEDAIRRLKTCADGELCATIAVQVSVPGNFQTRFCAPSSLCNPNNQTYSFNFGSSNGTASVYCCSTNSCNSQNVPYPVPPVNKELKCYVCDNCNETVQCNGFQDRCLSGTAANGNTIHKVSGCVSRNLCEVSALPFPTSNLNFTQTPTCCDTSLCNSAGTFTLSAVPLLIGLIVLVAF; encoded by the exons ATGATGAAGCTGATTCTGTCTCTGACTCTCATCGGGATGCTCTGCAGCACAG cagctgcagctcttCGGTGTTATGAAGATGCAATCCGTAGACTCAAAACCTGTGCAGACGGAGAACTGTGTGCAACAATTGCCGTACAAG TCTCTGTTCCAGGCAACTTTCAGACAAGGTTTTGTGCGCCGTCTTCACTCTGCAACCCAAACAACCAGACATATTCCTTCAACTTTGGCTCTTCTAACGGGACTGCATCTgtttactgctgcagcacaaacagctGCAACAGTCAGAATGTGCCCT ACCCTGTTCCTCCAGTGAACAAAGAGCTGAAGTGCTACGTCTGTGACAACTGCAACGAGACGGTCCAGTGTAACGGGTTCCAGGACCGCTGCCTCAGTGGGACCG CGGCGAATGGAAACACCATCCACAAAGTCTCTGGCTGCGTCTCCAGGAACCTGTGTGAAGTCTCTGCGCTGCCTTTCCCGACGTCCAACCTGAACTTCACCCAAACACCAACATGCTGTGACACCAGTCTGTGTAATTCAGCCGGCACGTTCACGCTGAGCGCTGTTCCTCTTTTGATCGGACTCATTGTGCTTGTTGCCTTTTAG
- the LOC131978092 gene encoding uncharacterized protein LOC131978092 isoform X2 — MMKLILSLTLIGMLCSTAAALRCYEDAIRRLKTCADGELCATIAVQVSVPGNFQTRFCAPSSLCNPNNQTYSFNFGSSNGTASVYCCSTNSCNSQNVPYPVPPVNKELKCYVCDNCNETVQCNGFQDRCLSGTAANGNTIHKVSGCVSRNLCEVSALPFPTSNLNFTQTPTCCDTSLCNSAGTFTLSAVPLLIGLIVLVAF, encoded by the exons ATGATGAAGCTGATTCTGTCTCTGACTCTCATCGGGATGCTCTGCAGCACAG ctgcagctcttCGGTGTTATGAAGATGCAATCCGTAGACTCAAAACCTGTGCAGACGGAGAACTGTGTGCAACAATTGCCGTACAAG TCTCTGTTCCAGGCAACTTTCAGACAAGGTTTTGTGCGCCGTCTTCACTCTGCAACCCAAACAACCAGACATATTCCTTCAACTTTGGCTCTTCTAACGGGACTGCATCTgtttactgctgcagcacaaacagctGCAACAGTCAGAATGTGCCCT ACCCTGTTCCTCCAGTGAACAAAGAGCTGAAGTGCTACGTCTGTGACAACTGCAACGAGACGGTCCAGTGTAACGGGTTCCAGGACCGCTGCCTCAGTGGGACCG CGGCGAATGGAAACACCATCCACAAAGTCTCTGGCTGCGTCTCCAGGAACCTGTGTGAAGTCTCTGCGCTGCCTTTCCCGACGTCCAACCTGAACTTCACCCAAACACCAACATGCTGTGACACCAGTCTGTGTAATTCAGCCGGCACGTTCACGCTGAGCGCTGTTCCTCTTTTGATCGGACTCATTGTGCTTGTTGCCTTTTAG
- the LOC131978092 gene encoding uncharacterized protein LOC131978092 isoform X3, with the protein MMKLILSLTLIGMLCSTAAALRCYEDAIRRLKTCADGELCATIAVQGNFQTRFCAPSSLCNPNNQTYSFNFGSSNGTASVYCCSTNSCNSQNVPYPVPPVNKELKCYVCDNCNETVQCNGFQDRCLSGTAANGNTIHKVSGCVSRNLCEVSALPFPTSNLNFTQTPTCCDTSLCNSAGTFTLSAVPLLIGLIVLVAF; encoded by the exons ATGATGAAGCTGATTCTGTCTCTGACTCTCATCGGGATGCTCTGCAGCACAG ctgcagctcttCGGTGTTATGAAGATGCAATCCGTAGACTCAAAACCTGTGCAGACGGAGAACTGTGTGCAACAATTGCCGTACAAG GCAACTTTCAGACAAGGTTTTGTGCGCCGTCTTCACTCTGCAACCCAAACAACCAGACATATTCCTTCAACTTTGGCTCTTCTAACGGGACTGCATCTgtttactgctgcagcacaaacagctGCAACAGTCAGAATGTGCCCT ACCCTGTTCCTCCAGTGAACAAAGAGCTGAAGTGCTACGTCTGTGACAACTGCAACGAGACGGTCCAGTGTAACGGGTTCCAGGACCGCTGCCTCAGTGGGACCG CGGCGAATGGAAACACCATCCACAAAGTCTCTGGCTGCGTCTCCAGGAACCTGTGTGAAGTCTCTGCGCTGCCTTTCCCGACGTCCAACCTGAACTTCACCCAAACACCAACATGCTGTGACACCAGTCTGTGTAATTCAGCCGGCACGTTCACGCTGAGCGCTGTTCCTCTTTTGATCGGACTCATTGTGCTTGTTGCCTTTTAG